In Drosophila bipectinata strain 14024-0381.07 chromosome 2R, DbipHiC1v2, whole genome shotgun sequence, one genomic interval encodes:
- the sli gene encoding protein slit isoform X5: MAAPSRTTTSKPPPFRALISLLLLFILRHDEVYAEPYAGGFGSSVSSGGLGSVGIHIPGGGVGVITEARCPRACSCTGLSVDCSHRGLTSVPRKISVDVERLDLQGNNLTVIYETDFQRLTKLRMLQLTDNQIHTIERNSFQDLVSLERLDISNNAIVTVGRRVFKGAQSLRSLQLDNNQITCLDEHAFKGLVELEILTLNNNNLTALPHNIFGSLGRLRALRLSDNPFACDCHLSWLSRFLRSATRLAPYTRCQSPSQLKGQNVADLHDQEFKCSGLTEHAPMECGVENSCPHPCRCADGIVDCREKSLTSVPVTLPDDTTELRLEQNFITELPPKSFSSFRRLRRIDLSNNNISRIAHDALSGLKQLTTLVLYGNKIKDLPSGVFKGLGSLQLLLLNANEISCIRKDAFRDLHSLSLLSLYDNNIQSLANGTFDAMKSIKTVHLAKNPFICDCNLRWLADYLHKNPIETSGARCESPKRMHRRRIESLREEKFKCSWDELRMKLSGECRMDSDCPAMCHCEGTTVDCTGRGLKEIPRDIPLHTTELLLNDNELGRISSDGLFGRLPHLVKLELKRNQLTGIEPNAFEGASHIQELQLGENKIKQISNKMFLGLHQLKTLNLYDNQISCVMPGSFEHLNSLTSLNLASNPFNCNCHLAWFADWLRKKSLNGGAARCAAPSKVRDVQIKDLPNSEFKCSSENSEGCLGDGYCPPSCTCTGTVVRCSRSQLKEIPRGIPAETSELYLESNEIEQIHYDRIRHLRALTRLDLSNNQITILSNYTFANLTKLSTLIISYNKLQCLQRQALSGMHNLRVLSLHGNRISMLPEGSFEDLKSLTHIALGSNPLYCDCGLKWFSDWIKLDYVEPGIARCAEPEQMKDKLILSTPSSSFVCRGRVRNDILAKCNACYEQPCQNQAQCVALPQREYQCLCQPGYHGKHCEFMIDACYGNPCRNNAVCTVLEEGRFSCQCAPGYTGARCETNIDDCLGEIKCQNNATCIDGVESYHCECQPGFTGEFCDTKIQFCSAEFNPCQNGAKCVDHFTHYSCDCQAGFHGTNCTDNVDDCQNHMCQNGGTCVDGINDYVCRCPDDYTGKYCEGHNMISMMYPQTSPCQNHECKHGVCFQPNAQGSDYLCRCHPGYTGKWCEYLTSISFVHNNSFVELEPLRTRPEANVTIVFSSAEQNGILLYDGQDAHLAVELFNGRIRVSYDVGNYPVSTMYSFEMVADGKYHAVELLAVKKNFTLRVDRGLARSIINEGSNDYLKLTTPMFLGGLPVEPAQQAYKNWQIRNLTSFKGCMREVWINHKLVDFGNAQRQQKITPGCALLDGQEQQEEEDDEQDFMDETPHIKEQPSDPCLENKCRRGSRCVPNANARDGYQCKCKHGQRGRYCDQAASTCRKEQVREYYTENDCRSRQPLKYAKCVGGCGNQCCAAKIVRRRKVRMVCSNNRKYIKNLDIVRKCGCTKKCY; this comes from the exons ATGGCCGCGCCGTCCAGGACGACGACGTCGAAGCCACCCCCCTTCCGAGCCCTGATTTCCCTTCTGCTCCTGTTCATCCTGCGGCATGATGAAGTGTACGCGGAGCCATACGCCGGAGGCTTTGGCAGCTCCGTCTCCAGTGGCGGCCTCGGTTCGGTTGGCATCCACATACCTGGCGGCGGAGTCGGTGTCATTACGGAGGCTCGCTGCCCGAGGGCCTGCTCCTGCACAGGACTAAGTGTGGACTGCTCCCACAGAGGACTCACCTCGGTACCCAGGAAGATTTCAGTGGATGTGGAAAGACT CGATTTGCAGGGCAATAACTTGACCGTTATCTACGAGACGGACTTCCAGAGGCTGACCAAGCTGCGGATGCT CCAACTGACGGATAACCAAATCCATACGATCGAAAGGAATTCCTTCCAGGATTTGGTCTCTTTGGAGCGACT GGACATCTCCAACAATGCCATCGTCACGGTGGGACGGCGCGTCTTCAAGGGCGCCCAGTCCCTCAGGAGCCTCCAGCTGGACAACAACCAGATCACCTGCCTCGACGAGCACGCCTTCAAGGGCCTGGTGGAGCTGGAGATACT AACgctgaacaacaacaacctgaCGGCGCTGCCCCACAACATCTTCGGCAGTCTGGGGCGGCTGCGGGCGCTGCGGCTGTCCGACAACCCGTTCGCCTGCGACTGTCATCTGTCCTGGCTGTCCCGCTTCCTGCGCAGCGCCACCCGCCTGGCCCCCTACACCCGCTGCCAGTCGCCCTCCCAGCTGAAGGGCCAAAACGTGGCAGACCTGCACGACCAGGAGTTCAAATGTTCGG GCCTCACTGAGCACGCTCCGATGGAATGTGGGGTGGAGAACAGCTGTCCGCACCCATGTCGCTGCGCCGATGGAATCGTCGACTGTCGCGAGAAGAGCCTGACCAGTGTCCCGGTCACCCTGCCCGACGACACCACGGAGCT TCGCCTCGAGCAGAACTTCATCACGGAGCTGCCGCCCAAGTCGTTCTCCAGCTTTCGCCGCCTGCGCCGCATCGACCTGTCGAACAACAACATCTCCCGGATTGCCCACGACGCCCTGAGCGGCCTAAAGCAGTTAACCACTCT CGTGCTGTACGGCAACAAAATAAAGGACTTACCCTCGGGCGTGTTCAAAGGACTGGGAtcgctgcagctgctgcttcTGAACGCCAACGAAATCTCGTGCATACGCAAGGATGCCTTCCGCGACCTGCACAGCCTCAGCCTGCTCTCCCTCTACGACAACAACATCCAGTCCCTTGCTAATGGCACATTCGACGCCATGAAGAGCATCAAAACGGT ACATCTGGCCAAGAATCCTTTCATCTGCGACTGCAATCTGCGCTGGCTGGCCGACTATTTGCACAAAAATCCCATAGAGACGAGTGGAGCCCGCTGCGAGTCACCGAAGCGGATGCATCGTCGTCGGATTGAATCGCTGCGCGAGGAGAAATTTAAAT GCTCCTGGGATGAATTGAGAATGAAGCTGTCCGGCGAGTGCCGCATGGACTCTGATTGTCCGGCAATGTGCCACTGCGAGGGCACCACCGTGGATTGCACTGGTCGGGGCCTGAAGGAGATTCCCCGCGACATTCCCCTGCACACGACTGAGCT TTTGCTCAACGACAACGAACTGGGCCGCATCAGCTCCGACGGCCTCTTTGGGCGGCTGCCGCACTTGGTGAAGCTGGAGCTGAAGCGGAACCAGCTGACCGGCATAGAGCCGAATGCCTTCGAAGGAGCCTCCCATATCCAGGAGCTGCAGCTCGGGGAGAACAAGATCAAGCAGATATCCAACAAGATGTTCCTGGGCCTCCACCAACTGAAGACTCT TAATCTTTACGACAATCAGATCTCCTGCGTTATGCCTGGTTCGTTTGAGCATCTCAACTCCCTGACGTCCCT GAACCTCGCCTCGAATCCATTCAATTGCAACTGTCATTTGGCCTGGTTCGCCGACTGGCTGCGGAAAAAATCGCTCAACGGAGGAGCGGCACGTTGCGCGGCGCCCTCCAAGGTACGTGACGTGCAAATCAAGGACCTGCCGAACTCGGAGTTCAAGTGCAGCAGCGAGAACAGCGAGGGCTGCCTGGGCGACGGCTACTGCCCCCCATCCTGCACCTGCACCGGCACGGTGGTGCGTTGTTCCCGCAGCCAGCTGAAGGAGATACCCAGGGGTATTCCGGCGGAGACCTCCGAGCTCTACTTGGAGTCCAACGAGATCGAGCAGATCCACTACGACAGGATACGGCATCTGCGAGCGCTGACTCGACT CGATCTCAGCAACAACCAGATCACCATTCTCTCGAACTACACCTTCGCCAACCTCACCAAGCTGTCCACCCT CATCATCTCGTACAACAAACTGCAGTGTCTGCAGCGGCAGGCGCTGTCCGGAATGCACAACCTGCGCGTGCTCTCGCTCCACGGCAACCGGATCTCGATGCTGCCGGAGGGCTCCTTCGAGGACCTCAAGTCGTTGACCCACAT AGCCCTGGGGAGCAACCCGCTGTACTGCGACTGCGGCCTCAAGTGGTTCTCCGACTGGATCAAGCTGGACTACGTGGAGCCGGGCATCGCCCGATGTGCCGAGCCGGAGCAGATGAAGGACAAGCTGATCCTGTCGACGCCTTCCTCTAGCTTTGTGTGCCGCGGTCGTGTCAGGAACGACATCCTCGCCAAGTGCAACGCTTGCTACGAGCAGCCCTGCCAGAACCAGGCCCAGTGTGTGGCCCTCCCGCAAAGGGAGTACCAGTGCCTCTGTCAGCCCGGATACCACGGCAAGCACTGCGAGTTCATGATAGACGCCTGCTACGGGAATCCCTGCCGGAACAACGCCGTCTGCACGGTGCTGGAGGAGGGCCGCTTCAGCTGCCAGTGTGCTCCGGGCTACACGGGAGCCAGGTGCGAGACGAACATCGACGACTGTCTGGGCGAGATCAAGTGTCAGAACAACGCCACCTGCATAGACGGCGTGGAATCCTATCACTGCGAGTGCCAGCCAGGATTCACTGGAGAGTTCTGCGACACCAAGATACAGTTCTGCTCCGCGGAGTTCAATCCCTGCCAGAACGGAGCCAAGTGTGTTGACCACTTCACGCACTACAGCTGCGACTGTCAGGCCGGATTCCACGGAACCAACTGCACGGACAACGTCGACGACTGCCAGAACCACATGTGCCAGAACGGGGGAACCTGCGTGGACGGGATCAACGACTACGTGTGCCGCTGCCCGGACGACTACACGGGCAAGTACTGCGAAGGGCACAACATGATATCGATGATGTATCCGCAAACGTCGCCGTGCCAGAACCACGAGTGCAAGCACGGGGTGTGCTTCCAGCCCAACGCCCAGGGCTCGGACTACCTGTGCAGGTGCCATCCGGGGTACACGGGCAAGTGGTGCGAGTACCTGACCAGCATCAGCTTCGTGCACAACAACTCCTTCGTGGAACTGGAGCCGCTGAGGACACGTCCGGAGGCGAACGTGACCATTGTTTTCAGTAGCGCGGAGCAGAACGGAATCCTCCTGTACGACGGACAGGACGCTCACTTGGCTGTGGAGCTGTTCAACGGCCGCATTCGCGTCAGCTACGATGTCGGAAACTACCCAGTCTCCACGATGTACAGCTTCGAGATGGTGGCGGATGGAAAGTACCATGCAGTCGAACTGCTGGCTGTCAAGAAGAACTTTACGCTGCGAGTGGATCGTGGCCTGGCCAGGTCAATCATCAACGAGGGATCCAACGATTACCTGAAACTAACGACGCCCATGTTTCTGGGCGGCCTTCCCGTGGAGCCCGCCCAGCAGGCCTACAAGAACTGGCAGATCCGCAACCTAACCAGCTTCAAGGGCTGTATGCGGGAGGTGTGGATCAACCACAAGCTGGTAGACTTCGGCAACGCTCAGCGCCAGCAGAAGATCACCCCAGGCTGTGCCCTCCTGGACgggcaggagcagcaggaggaggaggacgatgaGCAGGACTTTATGGACGAGACTCCGCACATTAAGGAG CAGCCATCGGATCCCTGCCTGGAGAACAAGTGCCGCCGGGGCAGCCGCTGCGTCCCGAATGCCAATGCCCGGGACGGCTACCAGTGCAAGTGCAAGCACGGCCAGAGGGGACGCTACTGCGATCAAG CGGCCTCCACCTGCCGCAAGGAGCAGGTGCGCGAGTACTACACGGAGAACGACTGCCGTTCCCGGCAACCGCTCAAGTACGCCAAGTGCGTAGGAGGATGTGGCAACCAGTGCTGCGCGGCGAAGATCGTGCGGCGGCGCAAG GTGCGCATGGTGTGCAGCAACAACCGCAAGTACATCAAGAACTTGGACATCGTGCGCAAGTGCGGATGCACCAAGAAATGCTACTGA
- the sli gene encoding protein slit isoform X2, which yields MAAPSRTTTSKPPPFRALISLLLLFILRHDEVYAEPYAGGFGSSVSSGGLGSVGIHIPGGGVGVITEARCPRACSCTGLSVDCSHRGLTSVPRKISVDVERLDLQGNNLTVIYETDFQRLTKLRMLQLTDNQIHTIERNSFQDLVSLERLRLNNNRLKAIPENLVTSSASLLRLDISNNAIVTVGRRVFKGAQSLRSLQLDNNQITCLDEHAFKGLVELEILTLNNNNLTALPHNIFGSLGRLRALRLSDNPFACDCHLSWLSRFLRSATRLAPYTRCQSPSQLKGQNVADLHDQEFKCSGLTEHAPMECGVENSCPHPCRCADGIVDCREKSLTSVPVTLPDDTTELRLEQNFITELPPKSFSSFRRLRRIDLSNNNISRIAHDALSGLKQLTTLVLYGNKIKDLPSGVFKGLGSLQLLLLNANEISCIRKDAFRDLHSLSLLSLYDNNIQSLANGTFDAMKSIKTVHLAKNPFICDCNLRWLADYLHKNPIETSGARCESPKRMHRRRIESLREEKFKCSWDELRMKLSGECRMDSDCPAMCHCEGTTVDCTGRGLKEIPRDIPLHTTELLLNDNELGRISSDGLFGRLPHLVKLELKRNQLTGIEPNAFEGASHIQELQLGENKIKQISNKMFLGLHQLKTLNLYDNQISCVMPGSFEHLNSLTSLNLASNPFNCNCHLAWFADWLRKKSLNGGAARCAAPSKVRDVQIKDLPNSEFKCSSENSEGCLGDGYCPPSCTCTGTVVRCSRSQLKEIPRGIPAETSELYLESNEIEQIHYDRIRHLRALTRLDLSNNQITILSNYTFANLTKLSTLIISYNKLQCLQRQALSGMHNLRVLSLHGNRISMLPEGSFEDLKSLTHIALGSNPLYCDCGLKWFSDWIKLDYVEPGIARCAEPEQMKDKLILSTPSSSFVCRGRVRNDILAKCNACYEQPCQNQAQCVALPQREYQCLCQPGYHGKHCEFMIDACYGNPCRNNAVCTVLEEGRFSCQCAPGYTGARCETNIDDCLGEIKCQNNATCIDGVESYHCECQPGFTGEFCDTKIQFCSAEFNPCQNGAKCVDHFTHYSCDCQAGFHGTNCTDNVDDCQNHMCQNGGTCVDGINDYVCRCPDDYTGKYCEGHNMISMMYPQTSPCQNHECKHGVCFQPNAQGSDYLCRCHPGYTGKWCEYLTSISFVHNNSFVELEPLRTRPEANVTIVFSSAEQNGILLYDGQDAHLAVELFNGRIRVSYDVGNYPVSTMYSFEMVADGKYHAVELLAVKKNFTLRVDRGLARSIINEGSNDYLKLTTPMFLGGLPVEPAQQAYKNWQIRNLTSFKGCMREVWINHKLVDFGNAQRQQKITPGCALLDGQEQQEEEDDEQDFMDETPHIKEPSDPCLENKCRRGSRCVPNANARDGYQCKCKHGQRGRYCDQGEGSTEPPTITAASTCRKEQVREYYTENDCRSRQPLKYAKCVGGCGNQCCAAKIVRRRKVRMVCSNNRKYIKNLDIVRKCGCTKKCY from the exons ATGGCCGCGCCGTCCAGGACGACGACGTCGAAGCCACCCCCCTTCCGAGCCCTGATTTCCCTTCTGCTCCTGTTCATCCTGCGGCATGATGAAGTGTACGCGGAGCCATACGCCGGAGGCTTTGGCAGCTCCGTCTCCAGTGGCGGCCTCGGTTCGGTTGGCATCCACATACCTGGCGGCGGAGTCGGTGTCATTACGGAGGCTCGCTGCCCGAGGGCCTGCTCCTGCACAGGACTAAGTGTGGACTGCTCCCACAGAGGACTCACCTCGGTACCCAGGAAGATTTCAGTGGATGTGGAAAGACT CGATTTGCAGGGCAATAACTTGACCGTTATCTACGAGACGGACTTCCAGAGGCTGACCAAGCTGCGGATGCT CCAACTGACGGATAACCAAATCCATACGATCGAAAGGAATTCCTTCCAGGATTTGGTCTCTTTGGAGCGACT ACGCCTAAACAACAATCGACTAAAGGCAATTCCTGAAAACTTAGTGACAAGTTCAGCGAGTCTTTTGCGATT GGACATCTCCAACAATGCCATCGTCACGGTGGGACGGCGCGTCTTCAAGGGCGCCCAGTCCCTCAGGAGCCTCCAGCTGGACAACAACCAGATCACCTGCCTCGACGAGCACGCCTTCAAGGGCCTGGTGGAGCTGGAGATACT AACgctgaacaacaacaacctgaCGGCGCTGCCCCACAACATCTTCGGCAGTCTGGGGCGGCTGCGGGCGCTGCGGCTGTCCGACAACCCGTTCGCCTGCGACTGTCATCTGTCCTGGCTGTCCCGCTTCCTGCGCAGCGCCACCCGCCTGGCCCCCTACACCCGCTGCCAGTCGCCCTCCCAGCTGAAGGGCCAAAACGTGGCAGACCTGCACGACCAGGAGTTCAAATGTTCGG GCCTCACTGAGCACGCTCCGATGGAATGTGGGGTGGAGAACAGCTGTCCGCACCCATGTCGCTGCGCCGATGGAATCGTCGACTGTCGCGAGAAGAGCCTGACCAGTGTCCCGGTCACCCTGCCCGACGACACCACGGAGCT TCGCCTCGAGCAGAACTTCATCACGGAGCTGCCGCCCAAGTCGTTCTCCAGCTTTCGCCGCCTGCGCCGCATCGACCTGTCGAACAACAACATCTCCCGGATTGCCCACGACGCCCTGAGCGGCCTAAAGCAGTTAACCACTCT CGTGCTGTACGGCAACAAAATAAAGGACTTACCCTCGGGCGTGTTCAAAGGACTGGGAtcgctgcagctgctgcttcTGAACGCCAACGAAATCTCGTGCATACGCAAGGATGCCTTCCGCGACCTGCACAGCCTCAGCCTGCTCTCCCTCTACGACAACAACATCCAGTCCCTTGCTAATGGCACATTCGACGCCATGAAGAGCATCAAAACGGT ACATCTGGCCAAGAATCCTTTCATCTGCGACTGCAATCTGCGCTGGCTGGCCGACTATTTGCACAAAAATCCCATAGAGACGAGTGGAGCCCGCTGCGAGTCACCGAAGCGGATGCATCGTCGTCGGATTGAATCGCTGCGCGAGGAGAAATTTAAAT GCTCCTGGGATGAATTGAGAATGAAGCTGTCCGGCGAGTGCCGCATGGACTCTGATTGTCCGGCAATGTGCCACTGCGAGGGCACCACCGTGGATTGCACTGGTCGGGGCCTGAAGGAGATTCCCCGCGACATTCCCCTGCACACGACTGAGCT TTTGCTCAACGACAACGAACTGGGCCGCATCAGCTCCGACGGCCTCTTTGGGCGGCTGCCGCACTTGGTGAAGCTGGAGCTGAAGCGGAACCAGCTGACCGGCATAGAGCCGAATGCCTTCGAAGGAGCCTCCCATATCCAGGAGCTGCAGCTCGGGGAGAACAAGATCAAGCAGATATCCAACAAGATGTTCCTGGGCCTCCACCAACTGAAGACTCT TAATCTTTACGACAATCAGATCTCCTGCGTTATGCCTGGTTCGTTTGAGCATCTCAACTCCCTGACGTCCCT GAACCTCGCCTCGAATCCATTCAATTGCAACTGTCATTTGGCCTGGTTCGCCGACTGGCTGCGGAAAAAATCGCTCAACGGAGGAGCGGCACGTTGCGCGGCGCCCTCCAAGGTACGTGACGTGCAAATCAAGGACCTGCCGAACTCGGAGTTCAAGTGCAGCAGCGAGAACAGCGAGGGCTGCCTGGGCGACGGCTACTGCCCCCCATCCTGCACCTGCACCGGCACGGTGGTGCGTTGTTCCCGCAGCCAGCTGAAGGAGATACCCAGGGGTATTCCGGCGGAGACCTCCGAGCTCTACTTGGAGTCCAACGAGATCGAGCAGATCCACTACGACAGGATACGGCATCTGCGAGCGCTGACTCGACT CGATCTCAGCAACAACCAGATCACCATTCTCTCGAACTACACCTTCGCCAACCTCACCAAGCTGTCCACCCT CATCATCTCGTACAACAAACTGCAGTGTCTGCAGCGGCAGGCGCTGTCCGGAATGCACAACCTGCGCGTGCTCTCGCTCCACGGCAACCGGATCTCGATGCTGCCGGAGGGCTCCTTCGAGGACCTCAAGTCGTTGACCCACAT AGCCCTGGGGAGCAACCCGCTGTACTGCGACTGCGGCCTCAAGTGGTTCTCCGACTGGATCAAGCTGGACTACGTGGAGCCGGGCATCGCCCGATGTGCCGAGCCGGAGCAGATGAAGGACAAGCTGATCCTGTCGACGCCTTCCTCTAGCTTTGTGTGCCGCGGTCGTGTCAGGAACGACATCCTCGCCAAGTGCAACGCTTGCTACGAGCAGCCCTGCCAGAACCAGGCCCAGTGTGTGGCCCTCCCGCAAAGGGAGTACCAGTGCCTCTGTCAGCCCGGATACCACGGCAAGCACTGCGAGTTCATGATAGACGCCTGCTACGGGAATCCCTGCCGGAACAACGCCGTCTGCACGGTGCTGGAGGAGGGCCGCTTCAGCTGCCAGTGTGCTCCGGGCTACACGGGAGCCAGGTGCGAGACGAACATCGACGACTGTCTGGGCGAGATCAAGTGTCAGAACAACGCCACCTGCATAGACGGCGTGGAATCCTATCACTGCGAGTGCCAGCCAGGATTCACTGGAGAGTTCTGCGACACCAAGATACAGTTCTGCTCCGCGGAGTTCAATCCCTGCCAGAACGGAGCCAAGTGTGTTGACCACTTCACGCACTACAGCTGCGACTGTCAGGCCGGATTCCACGGAACCAACTGCACGGACAACGTCGACGACTGCCAGAACCACATGTGCCAGAACGGGGGAACCTGCGTGGACGGGATCAACGACTACGTGTGCCGCTGCCCGGACGACTACACGGGCAAGTACTGCGAAGGGCACAACATGATATCGATGATGTATCCGCAAACGTCGCCGTGCCAGAACCACGAGTGCAAGCACGGGGTGTGCTTCCAGCCCAACGCCCAGGGCTCGGACTACCTGTGCAGGTGCCATCCGGGGTACACGGGCAAGTGGTGCGAGTACCTGACCAGCATCAGCTTCGTGCACAACAACTCCTTCGTGGAACTGGAGCCGCTGAGGACACGTCCGGAGGCGAACGTGACCATTGTTTTCAGTAGCGCGGAGCAGAACGGAATCCTCCTGTACGACGGACAGGACGCTCACTTGGCTGTGGAGCTGTTCAACGGCCGCATTCGCGTCAGCTACGATGTCGGAAACTACCCAGTCTCCACGATGTACAGCTTCGAGATGGTGGCGGATGGAAAGTACCATGCAGTCGAACTGCTGGCTGTCAAGAAGAACTTTACGCTGCGAGTGGATCGTGGCCTGGCCAGGTCAATCATCAACGAGGGATCCAACGATTACCTGAAACTAACGACGCCCATGTTTCTGGGCGGCCTTCCCGTGGAGCCCGCCCAGCAGGCCTACAAGAACTGGCAGATCCGCAACCTAACCAGCTTCAAGGGCTGTATGCGGGAGGTGTGGATCAACCACAAGCTGGTAGACTTCGGCAACGCTCAGCGCCAGCAGAAGATCACCCCAGGCTGTGCCCTCCTGGACgggcaggagcagcaggaggaggaggacgatgaGCAGGACTTTATGGACGAGACTCCGCACATTAAGGAG CCATCGGATCCCTGCCTGGAGAACAAGTGCCGCCGGGGCAGCCGCTGCGTCCCGAATGCCAATGCCCGGGACGGCTACCAGTGCAAGTGCAAGCACGGCCAGAGGGGACGCTACTGCGATCAAGGTGAGGGCAGCACTGAGCCCCCAACAATCACCG CGGCCTCCACCTGCCGCAAGGAGCAGGTGCGCGAGTACTACACGGAGAACGACTGCCGTTCCCGGCAACCGCTCAAGTACGCCAAGTGCGTAGGAGGATGTGGCAACCAGTGCTGCGCGGCGAAGATCGTGCGGCGGCGCAAG GTGCGCATGGTGTGCAGCAACAACCGCAAGTACATCAAGAACTTGGACATCGTGCGCAAGTGCGGATGCACCAAGAAATGCTACTGA